A stretch of DNA from Rhizobium sp. EC-SD404:
AGATCGTGCCGCCGCAAGACGCGTGCGTGGTGGAGCGGGCGCTCTATCAACAACTGAAGGCATCGCCGCGGGCTGCGGTGGACGCCGCAACGATCGCCTCCATCGCGGATCCCGATGCGCGCGAGAACTGGCAGTTCCTCATCGCCTACCGCGATCTCCTCATTCGTGAACAGACGATCGAGGGCGCCTATCTGGCCATCGTCAGGGAGCGGATGGCCGTGCCGCCGCTTTTCCTGAACCAGCTGGTGCATCTCATCCTGCGCAATGCGCTCGAAGGCTGCAGCGATCCCTTCGTGCTGCGCGCCGCTGAACTGATGTTCAGGCCACAGCGTGCGTCCGTCTCGGAAGGCGCTCTGTTGCTCGCCGATCAGGAGCTGGTCGAAGAGCGGGAGCGCGAGCAGCACGACAAGCCCCTGGCCGCGATGTTTGCCGGCGAGCCGGGAAGCGAGCTCGACGTGCTCGATGACGACAACGCCTGGACCTATTGGAGCCGATCGGACGCGCATTCCATGGCGCTCAATTTCGGCGGTGATCCAAAAAGCCGCACCGGTCTGGCCGTGGCCTTGACCGTCTTCATCCACCATCTGCTCGGAACGAAGGTGACGATCGAGCCTCTGGTCGACGTCAAGGAAGTGGATTTCCGCTGGTTCGTGGGTCTTGATCAGGACGCAACGACGCTCGGAAATCGCCTTTGGCGCGGCGAACAGGTACCATCCGATCTGACGGAGCGACTGATCGGCCTGTTTCGGCTCGACTTCGCCGAGGACGACGGGGAGCAGAAACAGTCTGAAGGGCCGGTCTATCTTTTGATGACGATGAGCCCGGACAAGACCGTGCGCCTGAAGCCGCAAAATCTCGTTACGGGCCTGCCGCTCGCCGAGGACCGACCGGCCGCGTGAACACGGGCAGCGATCAAGCGCTGTCGGAAAGGACGATCCATGCCCAAGCTCTTCTGCCGTCTCGGTATCGTCACCGTGTCGAGAAAGCCGGTGACGCGATGGGGCAGGCGCGGCTTTGCCCCGCACTCGGTTCTTCCCGACGTGCCGGCGACGCCTGCGGGTGAACGCTTGAGCCCGCCCGGCGATGTCGAGCTCTATTACGCCGGCGATTTTCAGCTGATGCTCTATTCGGGCGAAGCGGCGCATTATCGCGACAATCTCTTGGCGAAGCCGACCTTGTGGGTGGCCATGCGCCCCGACGACCCGAAGGGTGTCGTCATGCTGACCGCCGATCCATACGAGGGCGAGGCCCGGGCAGGCGACGAAGCCCTTGTCGTTGCCGGCTTGCCGATGCCGCCGAGCGTCGCCCAGTGGGTGGAGGGCTTCATGGCGCTTCACTACAAGGAAGAGGTCTTCGTGAAGCGCAAGCGCAAACGCGCCGATCCCGATGCGCTCACACGCGGTGCCAAGCGTGTGCTCGACAAGGACGAGTTTTTGCCATGACCGGGAGCCAGAGGCGATGAGCGGCAAGGACGAGGACGACGGCTTCCTGTCACGCTGGTCGCGTCGCAAACGCGCCGCAGCCGCCGAGGAAGAGCCAGCCGCCAATCTTGAGATCGAGCCCGAGGACGCCACTTTCGCCGAGGCCAACGATACGATTGCCCTGAGCCCGGCTGAAAACCAGGATATCGGTGCACTCGCCGGCGAGCCCGATCCCGATGAGACGCTGAGCGCGGAAGAGATCGAGGCGCTTCCACCGCTGGACACGGTCACGTCGCGCGAGGAACTGCAGCTCTTCCTGCGCAAGGGCGTGCCGAAAGACCTGCGGCAGGCGGCTTTGCGTAAGGTCTGGATGATGAACCCGAAGATTTCCGGCTATCTCGATGTCGCCCGTGACTATGCGTACGACTGGAATGTCGCAGGTGGCGTGCCAGGCAACTCCGGTACGCTGTCGCCAGGCGAAGCACTGCGGATGGTCGACAAGTTTTTGCAGAGAAAGCCCGAAGAGACGAACGATCTTCCGGAAAGCGACAGCCCGCCTGCGATAGCCGAAACTTCGGCCGAAGAGATGGAAACGACCGCCGAATTTTCACAGCCCGATATCGACGCGGACACTGTCACCGATAATCCACAGGATACGACTTTGGTCGCAGACCTTGGTCAGGGCGAGACGGATGGAACAGCATCGACCGATCTTGCCGCCCCAATAAAGCGGCACGGGGGTGCGATTCCCCGCTAGTTTCGCCGCTGTGCGATTTGGTGGAATTATGCGTTCTAGCCTGAGATGACGGTGGATACCCGATCTTCGGAATTCATGCATGATAATGCATTCTTTTGCGTCTGACGCGCTGTGCGTGGCGCCGATGTCTTCGAGGAAATGTAGTCTCAAATCATCAGGTTTTATACTCCGGTCGCGTGCCGCATTTCGGTTGCGCTCATCGTTGCGTTCCCTCATCTTTTGTAACAACAAGAAACGGTTGGGATCGAATCCCGATCTACTAGGGCAGTGGGAGCATGGCGCTTTGAGCGCAACTGAGCGGACACGGACAAGCGATTTGGCCGACGAAGTCGATTTTCTGCGTGCGCAGGAATACCGGCTGCTCGCGGCGCTTCTGCGTGGCGCACCAGGCGCTGATCTGCTTGCGGATCTGTCGATTCTGCGTGGCGACGAGACGCCGCTTGGTTCGGCCCACACCGCGCTCGCCTCGGCAGCCGCCAAGGCTGACCCTCTCGCAGTCGACCGCGAGTTCTTTTCGCTCTTCGTCGGTGTCGGTCGCGGCGAGCTTCTGCCCTACGGGTCGTTCTACCTGACCGGTTTCCTGAACGAGCGGCCGCTCGCTGCCGTTCGCCACGACATGGCGAAGCTCGGACTGGAGCGGGCGGAGGGGCAGTTCGATCCTGAAGACCATATCGCGATGCTGTGCGACGTGATGGCGGCGCTGGCTTCGGGCGAAGTCTCCTCGCAAGCCGTCAGCGAAGCCGATTTCTTCCGCTGGCATCTGGCACCGTGGGTCGACCAATTTTTTACGGATCTGAAGACGGCACCTTCAGCATTTTTTTACCGGCACGTGGCGGAAGTCGGGTCTGTCTTCATGGCTGTGGAGCGTGAAGCGTTCGCCATGGATGCCGCCTGAATCAATACCGGTCGCGCAAGTGGCCCAAGAGACTGAACTCGAAGTGTGGGGCCAAAGCCCCGATGGGAGATTGAGATGACGATCCAGGATGACCAGAAGGGTCTCGGGCGCCGCGGTTTCCTCGGCGCATTCGCCGGCGTGGGTGCCGCTGCGGCCGCCGTTGCCGTTGGAACCGGTGGCGTGCAGGAAGCCGCTGCCCAGGAAACGGACGATGAGAAGCGCAAGGCGCGCTATCAGGAGACCGACCACGTCAAGGCTTTCTACCGCACCAACCGCTACTGAGGGGAGGGCGTCATGCTCGTCAAACGTAAAGCCGGCGCAGCTTCGCGCAGCAAACTGCAATCCGTCGTCGCCGGGCTCGCTTCCGCCGCGCTCGACCGCCGCTCGTTCCTGAAGCGCTCTGGCATCGCTGTCGGCGGCCTTGCTGCTATTGGATCGCTCGGCGCGGGCTCGATCCGCAAGGCTGAAGCCGGTCCGACGATGGAAGGCGTGGAAATCGAGATCCGCAAAAACGTCTGCACCCACTGCTCGGTCGGCTGCACGGTCACCGCGGAAGTGCAGAATGGCGTTTGGACCGGCCAGGAGCCGTCCTGGGCAAGCCCGATCAACCGCGGCACCCATTGCGCCAAGGGCGCATCGGTGCGCGAAATCGTCCATGGCGACCGCCGCCTCAAATACCCGATGAAGAAGCAGAACGGCGAATGGGTGCGCATCACCTGGGATGACGCCTTCTCTGAAATCGGTGCGAAGCTCGGCGAGATCCGCGACGAGTCCGGTGCCGATTCCGTCTACTGGCTCGGCTCGGCCAAGTTCTCCAACGAGGGCTCCTATCTCTGCCGCAAGCTTGCAGCCTTCTGGGGCACCAACTCGGTCGACCACCAGGCACGCATCTGTCACTCCACCACTGTCGCAGGTGTCGCGAACACCTGGGGCTACGGCGCGATGACGAACTCCTACAACGACATCCGCAACTCCAAGACTGTCATCTTCATGGGGTCCAACGCGGCCGAGGCGCACCCTGTCTCGCTGCAGCACATCCTGTCGGGCAAAGAGCAGCAGCGCGCGAACGTGATCGTTCTCGATCCGCGCTTCACACGCACCGCCGCCCATGCCACGGAATATGTACGCATGCGTTCCGGCACCGACATCGCGGTGATCTGGGGCATCATGCACCACATCTTCGCCAATGGTTGGGAAGACCAGGACTTCATCGATGCCCGCGTCTACGGCATGGATCAGATCCGCGCCGAATGCGACAAGTGGACACCGGACGTCGTCGAACGCGTCACGGGCATCCCGGGCGAGCAGCTGCGCCGTGTTGCCGAAACCTTCGCGACACAGAAGCCCTCCACCTTCATCTGGTGCATGGGTGGCACGCAGCACACGGTTGGAACGGCCAACGTGCGCGCCTATTGCAATCTGCTTCTGGCAACGGGCAATGTCGGCGGCAACGGCATGGGCGCCAACATCTTCCGCGGCCACTGCAACGTACAGGGCGCGACCGATCTCGGCCTCGATATCACCAACCTGCCGCTCTACTACGGTCTGGCCGAGGGCGGCTGGCGTCACTGGTCGCGCGTCTGGGACGTGCCGTACGAGTACTTCGTCTCGCGCTTCGATGAAGTTCCGGCAAAGGATGGCCGCGAGGGCCGCACGCGCGAGCAGAACATGCAGACGCCGGGCATCCCTTCGACCCGCTGGTTCGATGCAGCGACGATCGATCCCGAGCAGATCGACCAGCGCGACAATATCCGCGCCATGATGGTTCTGGGCCACGGCGGCAACACCGTGCCGCGCCAGGCTGAAGTGAAGGCCGGCCTCGAAGCACTCGACCTCCTCGTTGTCGTCGATCCGCACCCGACCTCGTTCGCTTCGCTGCATGCGCGCCCGGACAACACCTACCTGTTGCCGGCAGCGACGCAGTTCGAATGCTCAGGCTCGCGCACCTGCTCGAACCGCTCGATCCAGTGGTACGAAAAGGTCGTGGATCCGATCTTCGAATCCGCCAACGATTACTGGATTCTCTACCGCTTGGCCCAGGAACTCGGCTTTGCCGACGAGATGTTCAAGAACATCGACCTGGTCGAGGGCAAGTTCGGCCCCGAGCCGCAGCCAGAATCAGTCATGCGCGAAATCAACCGCGGTGGCTGGTCGACCGGCTATTGCGGCCAGTCGCCCGAGCGGCTCAAGGCGCACATGGCCAACCAGGACAAGTTCGACCTGGTGACGCTGCGTGCACCGGCCGACGACCCGGAAGTCGGCGGCGACTATTACGGTCTGCCCTGGCCATGCTGGGGTACCCCGGAAGTGCGTCACCCCGGCACGCATATCCTCTACAACACCAACCTCCATGTGATGGACGGCGGCGGCAATTTCCGTCCGCGTTTCGGACTTGAGTACGAAGGCGAGACGCTGCTGGCAGAGGGCATTTCGTCGGTCGGCGCCGAGCTCGATGACGGCTATCCGGAATTCACGATGGCCGTGCTGAGGGAACTCGGCTGGGATGCCGACCTGACAGCCGCTGAACTGGCGCAGATCGAGCGCCAGGGCGGCGCCAATGTCGACACCGTTTCCTGGTCGACCGATCTTTCGGGCGGCATCCAGCGAGTGGCCATGCTGCATGGCTGCGTGCCCTTCGGCAACGGCAAGGCCCGCGCGGTTGCGTGGAATCTGCCCGATCCGGTCCCGCAGCACCGCGAGCCGATCTACACGTCCCGGCCGGATCTCGTCGCCGAGTTCCCGACTCGCGACGACGCCCGCGAATTCCGTGTGCCGAACATCGGCCGCACGCTTCAGCAGGCGGCAGTCGATCGCAACATCGCGCAGGCCTTCCCGATCGTCCTCACCTCCGGCCGTCTGGTCGAGTACGAAGGCGGCGGCGAGGAAACCCGCTCGAACCGTTGGCTGGCCGAACTGCAACAGGACATGTTCGTCGAGATCAACCCGGCAGACGCTTCCGATCGCGGCATTGCCGACGGCAGCTGGGTCTGGGTGAAGGGGCCTGAAAACGACAGCCGCGCCCGAATGAAGGCATTGGTCACGGAGCGCGTCGGCAAGGGCGTTGCCTTCATGCCGTTCCACTTCGCCGGCTGGTTCCAGGGCGAAGATCAGCGCGGCAACTACCCGCAAGGGGCCGATCCGATCGTGCTCGGCGAAAGCGTGAACACCATAACGACTTACGGTTACGACCCGGTCACCGGCATGCACGAAGGCAAGGCCACGCTTTGCCAGATCGAAGCCGCGTAAGGGGAGGATGAGCAAATGGCACGAATGAAATTTCTCTGCGACGCGGACCGCTGCATCGAATGCAACGCCTGCGTTACCGCCTGCAAAAACGAACACGAAGTGCCGTGGGGCATCAACCGCCGCCGCGTCGTGACCATCAATGACGGCCTGCCGGGCGAGCGCTCGGTATCGATGGCCTGCATGCACTGCACGGATGCGCCCTGTGCCTCGGTCTGCCCGGTGGATTGCTTCTATACGACTGCGGATGCCGTGGTTCTGCACTCCAAGGATCTTTGCATTGGCTGCGGCTATTGCTTTTACGCCTGCCCGTTCGGCGCGCCGCAATATCCCAAGGTCGGCAATTTTGGTTCGCGCGGTAAGATGGACAAATGCACCTATTGTGCCGGCGGTCCGGAAGCCGACATGACGATGGCCGAGTATGAAAAATACGGCGCCAACCGTCTGGCGGAAGGCAAGTTGCCGCTCTGCGCCGAGATGTGCTCCACCAAGGCGCTTCTCGCAGGCGACGGCGACATCATCGCCGAAATCTACCGCGAGCGCGTGACCACACGCGGTTACGGATCGGGCGCCTGGGGCTGGCAGACAGCCTACCAGGAAAGCATCAACGTTTAAGGCGCGTGCGTGCCGGCCGCGTGGGTGCGCGACCGGCCAACAGGCAAGGCTGTAAGGAGACCGGAAATGGTCGCTCAATCTTATCTCGCCCGCATGACGCTCGCGCTTGCGATGCTGATTGCGGTAATGTTCGTGGCGCCGGTCGCCGGCGCGCAGGAACCGATCAACCCGACCGCAAGCTCCGTGCAGGAGCAGCAGCTCCTCGAGGCGCTTCAGGGTGGCGATGCCATCTCCGGTCGTGTGTCCATTCCCGATCAACGCTCCGCCGAACTGATCAAGCCGGAAGGCCGCGACTGGTCCGGCACGCATAACAGCACGGTCTACTGGGTATCTGCTGCGGTCATTCTCGGCATGCTTGCTCTCCTGGCCGTGTTCTATTTCGTGCGCGGACGCATCAAGCTGGAGCATGGTTTTGCCGGCCGCACGATCAAGCGCTTCAATTCGTTTGAGCGCTTCGCCCACTGGCTGACGGCAGTCTGCTTCATCCTCTTGGCTCTGACAGGCCTGAACCTGATCTTCGGCCGCTATGTGCTGATCCCGCTTTTCGGCGCCGATGCATTTGCGACGGCGACTCAGCTCGGCAAGGTCGTTCACAACTACATTGCCTGGCCCTTCATGCTCGGCATCGCGATCATGCTGATCGTCTGGATCAAGGACAACATTCCAGGCCGCATCGACCTTGACTGGATCAAAGCCGGCGGCGGTATGCTGAAGGGTGGTGGCCATCCGCCTGCCAAGCGCTTCAATGCCGGTCAGAAGATCATCTTCTGGTCCGTCATTCTCGGCGGGGCAGCACTCTCCTTCACCGGCGTCCTGCTCCTCTTCCCGGCGCTTGCAGGCGAACCTGGCAACTGGCAGCTGGCGCAGTTGGCGCACGCGATTATCGCCGCCGTCATGACCGCCGTCATTCTGGCGCACATCTATATCGGTACGCTCGGCATGGAAGGCGCGTTCGATGCCATGGGCACTGGCCAGGTCGATGTGAACTGGGCGCGCGAACACCACTCTCTCTGGGTGGCGGACCGTGACGGCACCGTCGAAGGCGAGCCGCGCGGCCATGTCGCTCCGGCCGAATAGCGCGTCGTCGACCAAGGGCGTATGATAAGGGGAGGGCTGTCGTGAGACGGTCCTCCTTGTGAATGTATCAGTTGCGCGTTGCGACACTGATCTATCTGGGGGTCCGCTCGGATGCGCCACCGCGGCATCTGAGCGTGAAGGGAGAAAAAGACGATGAAAACGTTCCTTGTATCGGCCGTCACTGCTGGGGTTCTGGCGTACGGAGCCTATTTCATTCTCAACAGCAACTGGCAGGCAACGTCCGCGACCGCCTATACGACGTCCGGCGCACGCGTCGGCGATCCGGGTGGAAATCTGATGGGGACGGACTGGCCGGCCGCAGCTGAATCCGAACAGGACAGCTGATCAATTCGATTCACGCTCGCACCGCAATTTGCGGCGGTGTGAGCGGTGACGCGCCTGGACGTGCAGGAAACTGTGCGCAACGAACAGACGCAATCATATGGACTGTCGAGTAACACTCCGGTCGATATTACCCCGCCCAAGAAAAGATCCATTCAATGAAGTCGCTTCAATCGTTTGAATCAAACGATTGGCGGTCACTCATTTATTGTGCACTGCAGCGATCTTTGTCTTTAGATCTACGACTTTGGTTGCACTGCGTTTGCTTCGGAAAATGTGGCGAAAATAGTTGATTGATCGGGGGTGATGGCTATGATCCCCGCCAACAACAAGAACAACGAGAACAGCTTGTTTGCTTCAATGGGAGAGAGAAATGACTTCAACAGATTCAAAGACCGTATCGCGTCGTAGGTTCCTCAAAGGCACTGCAGTCATCGGTGGTGCAGCTGCCGGCTCTACGCTCGCCGCGCCGGCCGTACTGGCTCAGGCACCGCTGGTCGTGCGCATGCAGAGCTCCTGGCCAGCTTCCGACGTTTGGCAGGAAATGGCGCAGCATTACTGCGATCGCGTGGAAGCCATGTCGGGTGGCCGCATCTCGATGGAACTGCTTCCCGCAGGCTCGGTCGTCGGCGCGTTCCAGGTTATGGACGGCGTGTCCGACGGCGTCATCGACGTCGCTCACTCGGTGTCCGCCTACTGGTACGGCAAGCACAAGGGCGCTTCGATGTTCGGCACCGGCCCCGTGTTCGGTGGCAACCCGCACACGATGCTCGCCTGGTTCAATGCCGGCGGCGGCAAGGAACTCTACCGCGAGCTCACGCAGGACGTACTCGGCCTCGACGTTGTCGGCTTCATGGGCATGCCCATGCCGGCACAGCCTTTCGGCTGGTTCAAGGGTGAAGTGAACACGGTCGACGACATCCAGGGCTTCAAGTACCGCACCGTCGGTCTGGCCGCCGATCTGCTGCAGTCCATGGGCATGAGCGTTTCGCAGCTTCCGGGCGGCGAAATCGTTCCTGCAATGGAACGCGGCGTTATCGATGCCTTCGAGTTCAACAACCCAACGTCGGACCGTCGCTTCGGCGCCCAGGACGTGGCCCAGAACTACTATCTGGGTTCGTATCACCAGGCATCGGAATGCTTCGAGTTCATCTTCAACCGGCCCTTCTACGAAGATCTGGACGAAGACCTGCGCGCAATCCTCGAATACGCAGTCGAAGCTTCTGCCACGGCGAACTTCGCCACGGCTCTCGACAACTATTCGCGCGACTTGCAGGAACTCGCTGCAGGTGGCGTCAACGTACGCCGCACGTCCCCGGAAATCCTGGAAGCCCAGATCGGTGCCTGGGATACCATCATCGCGGATCTGGAAGGCGACGAATTCATCTCGAAAGTCATCGCCAGCCAGCGCGAATGGGTCGACCGCGTCACCTATTACGAGCTGATGAACGCGCCGAGCTACGAGGCAGCTTACGAGCACTACTTCCCAGGCAAGCTGGCTCTCTAGTAGCAGCCTGACATCCTATCGGACCCGGCAGTGTGAAAGCACCCTGCCGGGTCTTTGCAACATGGATTGGGTGGTTTCATGATCCGCTATATCGCGTTCGCCGACAGTCTATCGGCGTGGTTCGGCAAAGCCTTTGCATGGTTGATCATCTTGATGACCGTCGGCGTAAGCTACGAAGTGGTCGTTCGGTACATCTTCAATGCGCCCACCCCATGGGCTTTCGATCTGTCTTTCATCATGTACGGCTCGCTGTTCATGATGGCCGGGGCCTATACGCTTTCGCGCAATGGTCATGTGCGTGGCGACTTCATCTACCGGCTCTGGAAGCCGCGGACGCAGGCCTTGGTAGAGCTGACGCTCTACATCCTGTTCTTTTTCCCTGGCGTCATCGCGCTGGTGGTGACGGGCTGGAAATATGCAGCCAGATCCTGGGGTTACGCAGAGGTCAGCATCAACAGCCCGGCCGGTATCCCAATCTACCAGTTCAAATCCGTCATTGCCGCCGCCGGCATTCTTCTTCTCATCCAAGGCATCGCCCAGGTGTGCCGCTGCATCCTGTGCATGCGGGAAGGTTTCTGGCGCCAATCGGAAGAGGATGTCGTCGAACTCGACGCACAACTCCTGAAAGAGCATGAAATGGAAATGCAGAAGCAAGGCGCAGCCCGATGAGCGAGCAAGTCGTCGCCATTTCTATGCTTTTGATGCTGCTGCTCGCCATTTTTCTTGGCTTTCCGGTGGCGTTCACTCTCATGGCACTCGGCGTTGCCGTCGGTTATTACGCTTATTTCGATCCGTCGCGCATGTGGCGCGAATATTTCCGGCTCGATGAGAGCGCGGGCTCGTTTGAGTCCATGCAGCTCTGGCTGGACGGTTTCTTCAACAACCGCATCTTCGATCTTCTGGTGAACCAGACCTTCACCGTCATGTCGAACGACGTTCTGACGGCGGTGCCGCTGTTCCTCTTCATGGGCTACATCGTCGAGCGCGCCAACATCGTCGACCGGCTGTTCACCACACTGTTCATCGCCACCAAGCGCGTTCCTGGATCGATGGCGGTCGCCGCACTGATCACCTGTACGCTGTTTGCAACGGCGACCGGCGTCGTCGGCGCGGTCGTGACGCTGATGGGCCTGCTTGCCTTCCCGGCCATGCTGAAGGCCCGCTACAACGTGTCCTATGCGGCTGGCGTCATCTGCGCGGGTGGCACCCTCGGCATTCTCATCCCGCCGTCGATCATGTTGATCGTCTATGCGGCGACATCCGGTGTTTCGGTGGTGCGCGTCTATGCGGCCGCACTCGTCCCGGGCCTGCTGCTCGCCGGGCTCTACCTCATCTACGTGATCACGCGCGCTGTTCTCAATCCGAAGCTGGCTCCAAAGCCGGCCAAGGATGAACTGGGCACGCACACCACGGCCGAGGTCGCCTGGATGCTGTTTACATCCTTCGTGCCGCTCGCCTTCCTCATCCTCGCCGTACTCGGTTCGATCCTGTTCGGCTTGGCAACGCCATCCGAAGCGGCGGCCATCGGTGCGCTCGGCGGTATCGTCCTTGCCGCAGCATACCGGTCGCTCACTTGGCAGCGCCTGAGGGAGTCGGTCTACCTGACGGCGCGCACCACGGCGATGGTCTGCTGGTTGTTCGTCGGTTCGGCGGTCTTTGCCTCGATCTTCGCTTATCTCGGCGGTCAGCAGCTGATCTCGGATTTCGTGACCAGCCTCGACATGTCGCCGGTTATGTTCCTGATCCTTGCGCAGGTCATCATCTTCATCCTAGGCTGGCCGCTGGAATGGACCGAGATCATCGTGATCTTCGTGCCGATCTTCCTGCCGCTGCTCGACCAGTTCGGCATCGATCCGCTGTTCTTCGGCATCCTCGTTGCGGTCAACCTGCAGACGGCGTTCCTGTCGCCGCCCATGGCCATGTCTGCCTACTACCTGAAGGGCGTTTCGCCGGCTTACGTCACGCTGGTCGACATCTTCAGAGGTATGATGCCATACATGGCGATCGTCGTGGTCTGCATGGTGCTGATCTACATCTTCCCATCGCTCGTCTACGGCTTGCCGAACCTGCTGTACGGCCAGTGACATGAACAAGCGTATCGCGGAAATTCCCCATCTCTCGGCCGCCGAGTTGCGGCAGAGACTTGCCACCGGTGCCTTGCGCGCCGTGCAGGTGGCCGAGGCCTTCATCGCCCAGATTCGTGCGGTGAACGGTGGGGTGCACGCCTTCGCCTGGTTCGATGAGGATCATGTCATGGACCAGGCGCGGCGCCGTGATGCCGAGCGCGGCACGGGAAAGCCTGTCGGACCTTTGTTCGGACTGCCGGTCGCGATCAAGGACATCATCGACACGAAGGGCGTTCCGACCGAACATGGCACGGCGATCGACAAGGGGCGGGTGCCGTCCTCGGATGCCGTGATCATCGACCGCCTCAAGCAGGCGGGCGCCGTGATTTTCGGCAAGACGGTCACCACGGAACTCGCGTTTCTCACGCCTTCCAAGACCCTCAATCCGCACAATCCCGAGCACACGGCCGGCGGGTCTTCCTCCGGATCGGCGGCAGCGGTCGCCGCACGCATGACGCCGCTCTCCATCGGCTCTCAAACCGGCGGATCGGTCATCCGTCCGGCATCCTACTGCGGCGTCGTCGGCTTCAAGCCGAGTTTCGGAGCAATCCCGCGCACGGGTATGCTGGCGCAGGCGCCGACGCTCGATACGGCCGGCGTTTTCGCCAATTCCGTAGAGGATGCAGCACTTCTATGCGATGTCCTGTTCGGCTTTGACCCGCTCGATCCTGCGACGTCGCACAACCCGCCGCCACGCCTGTTCGAAACCGCCTCCTCGGCGCCACCTCTGAAGCCGGTCTTCGCTCTCTACAAGCCGCCGGGCTGGGATCAGGCCGCGCCTGAGATGCGTGCGGCAATCGAAGAAGCCGTGGACATTCTCGGAGACCAGTGCTTCGAGATCGATCTGCCATCCGCCTTTGCCGATGCCGACGAGCAGCGCAAGATCATCCATTTCGCGGAAATGGCGAAGTTCTACTACCGCTTCGAGAAGCGTGCGCCCGAGCTGCTCGGATCGCTGCTGCAGGAGACGATCAATCGCGGCAAGGCGACGCCCGCGCGCGATTACATCGCTGCGCTCGATTGGCGTGCGATGCTGAATGCCGGGCTCGATGAGGTCTTCGAGCGCTGTGATGCGATCATCACGCCGGCAGCGCTTGGCCCGGCACCGCGCGACCTCTCGACCACCGGCGATCCCATCTTCAATGCCGTGTGGACGTTGTGCGGAACACCGG
This window harbors:
- a CDS encoding formate dehydrogenase subunit gamma; this translates as MVAQSYLARMTLALAMLIAVMFVAPVAGAQEPINPTASSVQEQQLLEALQGGDAISGRVSIPDQRSAELIKPEGRDWSGTHNSTVYWVSAAVILGMLALLAVFYFVRGRIKLEHGFAGRTIKRFNSFERFAHWLTAVCFILLALTGLNLIFGRYVLIPLFGADAFATATQLGKVVHNYIAWPFMLGIAIMLIVWIKDNIPGRIDLDWIKAGGGMLKGGGHPPAKRFNAGQKIIFWSVILGGAALSFTGVLLLFPALAGEPGNWQLAQLAHAIIAAVMTAVILAHIYIGTLGMEGAFDAMGTGQVDVNWAREHHSLWVADRDGTVEGEPRGHVAPAE
- a CDS encoding twin-arginine translocation signal domain-containing protein gives rise to the protein MTSTDSKTVSRRRFLKGTAVIGGAAAGSTLAAPAVLAQAPLVVRMQSSWPASDVWQEMAQHYCDRVEAMSGGRISMELLPAGSVVGAFQVMDGVSDGVIDVAHSVSAYWYGKHKGASMFGTGPVFGGNPHTMLAWFNAGGGKELYRELTQDVLGLDVVGFMGMPMPAQPFGWFKGEVNTVDDIQGFKYRTVGLAADLLQSMGMSVSQLPGGEIVPAMERGVIDAFEFNNPTSDRRFGAQDVAQNYYLGSYHQASECFEFIFNRPFYEDLDEDLRAILEYAVEASATANFATALDNYSRDLQELAAGGVNVRRTSPEILEAQIGAWDTIIADLEGDEFISKVIASQREWVDRVTYYELMNAPSYEAAYEHYFPGKLAL
- a CDS encoding TRAP transporter small permease subunit codes for the protein MIRYIAFADSLSAWFGKAFAWLIILMTVGVSYEVVVRYIFNAPTPWAFDLSFIMYGSLFMMAGAYTLSRNGHVRGDFIYRLWKPRTQALVELTLYILFFFPGVIALVVTGWKYAARSWGYAEVSINSPAGIPIYQFKSVIAAAGILLLIQGIAQVCRCILCMREGFWRQSEEDVVELDAQLLKEHEMEMQKQGAAR
- a CDS encoding TRAP transporter large permease subunit, whose translation is MSEQVVAISMLLMLLLAIFLGFPVAFTLMALGVAVGYYAYFDPSRMWREYFRLDESAGSFESMQLWLDGFFNNRIFDLLVNQTFTVMSNDVLTAVPLFLFMGYIVERANIVDRLFTTLFIATKRVPGSMAVAALITCTLFATATGVVGAVVTLMGLLAFPAMLKARYNVSYAAGVICAGGTLGILIPPSIMLIVYAATSGVSVVRVYAAALVPGLLLAGLYLIYVITRAVLNPKLAPKPAKDELGTHTTAEVAWMLFTSFVPLAFLILAVLGSILFGLATPSEAAAIGALGGIVLAAAYRSLTWQRLRESVYLTARTTAMVCWLFVGSAVFASIFAYLGGQQLISDFVTSLDMSPVMFLILAQVIIFILGWPLEWTEIIVIFVPIFLPLLDQFGIDPLFFGILVAVNLQTAFLSPPMAMSAYYLKGVSPAYVTLVDIFRGMMPYMAIVVVCMVLIYIFPSLVYGLPNLLYGQ
- a CDS encoding amidase; this encodes MNKRIAEIPHLSAAELRQRLATGALRAVQVAEAFIAQIRAVNGGVHAFAWFDEDHVMDQARRRDAERGTGKPVGPLFGLPVAIKDIIDTKGVPTEHGTAIDKGRVPSSDAVIIDRLKQAGAVIFGKTVTTELAFLTPSKTLNPHNPEHTAGGSSSGSAAAVAARMTPLSIGSQTGGSVIRPASYCGVVGFKPSFGAIPRTGMLAQAPTLDTAGVFANSVEDAALLCDVLFGFDPLDPATSHNPPPRLFETASSAPPLKPVFALYKPPGWDQAAPEMRAAIEEAVDILGDQCFEIDLPSAFADADEQRKIIHFAEMAKFYYRFEKRAPELLGSLLQETINRGKATPARDYIAALDWRAMLNAGLDEVFERCDAIITPAALGPAPRDLSTTGDPIFNAVWTLCGTPVVTLPLFADDHGMPMGLQLIGRRDNDARLLRTARWLVSELAATATSEVEGYKHG